The following proteins are co-located in the Paenibacillus sp. JNUCC32 genome:
- a CDS encoding Gfo/Idh/MocA family protein, protein MEQVRVGVIGLGMGFSHAKSLAAGRIAGARLSAICDLNPAKQEEARATLPSDVKIWSDTDAMISSGEIDAVIIATPHYAHPQVAIACLNQGLHVLIEKPAGVYTKQVREMNRAAEASGKVFSIMYNQRCNPLYKKLRELIAAGELGEVRRMNWIVTNWYRSQSYYDSGGWRATWAGEGGGVLINQSPHQLDLWQWTTGMMPKRIRAFCSFGKYRNIEVEDDVTAYAEYENGATAVFITTTGEAPGTNRYEVTGDRGKIVIEDGKLTFWRLRVPEPEFNQQYTGGFGEPECWKCEVPISGDNPQHNGIIQNFADAILHGTPLIAPGEEGIHGLTLSNAMHLSTWTDNWVDLPLDEDLYYEMLQERIANSSTRKTVKEIGPVDMSKTFGAY, encoded by the coding sequence ATGGAACAGGTAAGAGTAGGGGTTATCGGACTGGGGATGGGTTTTTCGCATGCCAAATCGCTTGCCGCGGGGCGGATTGCGGGGGCGCGGCTTAGCGCCATATGCGACCTCAACCCGGCCAAGCAGGAAGAAGCGAGGGCTACGCTCCCTTCGGACGTGAAAATTTGGAGTGACACGGACGCTATGATCTCTTCGGGAGAGATCGATGCGGTGATTATCGCAACGCCCCATTATGCCCATCCTCAAGTGGCCATCGCGTGCCTGAACCAAGGACTCCACGTCCTGATTGAGAAGCCGGCGGGCGTGTATACGAAGCAGGTGCGGGAAATGAACCGCGCGGCCGAAGCCAGCGGCAAAGTGTTCTCGATCATGTACAATCAGCGCTGCAATCCGCTGTATAAAAAGCTTAGAGAGCTCATCGCGGCCGGCGAGCTCGGCGAGGTGCGGCGAATGAATTGGATCGTCACGAATTGGTACCGCTCACAGAGTTATTACGATTCAGGCGGATGGCGCGCGACTTGGGCGGGAGAAGGCGGAGGCGTCCTGATTAACCAATCTCCGCACCAGCTGGATCTGTGGCAGTGGACAACCGGCATGATGCCGAAAAGAATCCGCGCATTTTGTTCGTTCGGCAAGTACCGGAACATTGAAGTGGAAGACGATGTGACGGCTTATGCGGAATACGAGAACGGCGCCACGGCCGTCTTCATTACGACAACGGGGGAAGCGCCGGGCACGAATCGGTATGAAGTGACGGGAGACCGCGGTAAAATCGTCATCGAGGACGGCAAGCTTACCTTCTGGCGTCTCCGGGTGCCTGAACCGGAGTTCAATCAGCAGTATACCGGGGGCTTCGGCGAACCGGAATGCTGGAAATGCGAGGTGCCGATTTCGGGGGACAATCCGCAGCATAACGGCATCATCCAGAACTTTGCGGACGCCATTTTGCACGGAACGCCATTGATTGCGCCGGGCGAAGAGGGAATCCACGGATTGACCCTGTCCAATGCCATGCATTTGTCCACCTGGACCGACAATTGGGTCGACCTGCCGTTGGACGAAGATCTGTATTACGAGATGCTGCAAGAACGGATAGCGAATTCGTCCACCCGGAAAACGGTCAAGGAGATCGGGCCGGTGGATATGAGCAAGACGTTTGGCGCTTATTAA